The stretch of DNA CGTGCTGCCAGGATGGCCCCAGTCAGAGCACCACTGGTTATGGAGTTCCAAGGATCCTCTTTCCCTCTCAGGCGAACCAAACCACAGTCGATTGTGGAAAAGAGCCCTCCCCATACAGCAAAGCTACCTGCACATACAATCCAGTGAGTGAAAGTCAGTCTAAATGTATACATTATGGTTTTagacaaatatttttaaaaaaccatTAATAACATGTGAAGTAACCAGACTTCGGCTACTTGTATGAACCTAGTTGTACCTAAAGATTTTTATATACACAAAAAAAGGTGTATTACCAACTGGAATGTGTAACAAAACAGGACCTCCTCACCTCCAATCTGTGGAGCTCTAACTCTCACTGCTTTTGCACTCCCTTTCAGTCTGTGTCCGACACCCTGAAATATTAGAGCACAGTTGAATTCTGCCTTTAAAAACCTGATGAGCCAGagaacaaactgtgttttgaaCTCACAGCAGGGGCATTTCGAAAGCCCTTGACTGCCTGGAACACTCCTCCTCCAATTGCACCCATTGTGAAAGCACCTCCACAGTCATCCACTATCCTCCAGGGGCTGCATTAAGAGAGAAATGGATATCTATGTGACAGGAAAACTGACAATGGGGACACCTTCAGCACATATAAACAGTGCAGATGCTATCTGGAAAGACCATTTGTGCAAAGTTTTGGTTgagaaaaaaagtgaagaaaacacaaagaactcGTTCCTTGAAAGGAACAAAAGTAACTACATAGTCACCTCTGATGATCTTTATCATAAAGCACATCAGATATCATAACTGAACATGTGGTGTAGTGAGAATAACTGCTATTGTTTATCATGTTTGAGACAAGAGTGTTTAAATACTGGATCTTTTACAGCATTACTGTAAACTACAACTGACAAATAAAGTCATATCATAGCCAAGGATTCTTTTAAGACCCCTGCATGCATATGACAGatttacactatattgccaaaagtattcactcacccatccaaattaCCGAATTCAGGTTTTCCAATCCACAgctgtataaaatcaagcaactaggcatgcagactagaTAGGATGCAGGACAGAATAGGATAGGATATAGTGTACTTTCATCAACGTCACAGTCTTGGCCCTGCaactgatgtttttcttttgtttacatCATTGCTTGAATTCATAAATTTAATATGAGCTAAACAATATTATAAGAAATACATGTGAGTACTGACACCATCAATACTTATCTTGTTTATAGTGTCAACAAGACTGATACATTACATCACGAAGAATAGACAAAGATAGAATAAAGCGCCTTTTAGCTTTTTGACAAATATCAAAAGCCTTTCCCTTAACATCTCAGATTTgcctgaaaaaaaattcaagggaAAGATCTGCTCTTTAAAGGGTGTATGCAAATTTTCAGATCCCTGCTagttgtctaaaaaaaaaaaaaaaaaaaaaaaagcattcaagGAATGAAGGTAGGggtgtgtttacatgttttctaGCAGCTTTTTTGAGGGAccattttaaaatcacattatCTAGAAAACTACTATTTTTTTAGGGTAAATATCTGGTCCTATGGCTCTATGAATATACACTCTGAGGAGTGCAGCTCAAGTTAACATAGAATGACTCATGCTTCAAGTCCCTaaaatatttggatttttgcagTTGCTGTCATGTCATTGGCTGATTTacattaacgagcagttgaacaagtgtagctaataaagtgtctgataGTTGAATTCTTTCCTCTGCTCTTTTGAACGGTGTCATTTAAACTTGACTTGTAgggtatttgtgtttttaacctGTCAACCAAACGTGCgtcataaataaaaattcatgcATTGCCTATTTAGAACCACATTTTGACATAAAACCACCCTGACATATTCTTCATTTTTTATCCTGACTCCATCTGTCACTTAAAAACAGCGTCATTTTCAGGTAAAGGTTACTCTAACAGCTTATTGTATGTGCAGAGGGCGCCCCCTGATAGCGGCTTCATCTTTTAACATCCCTTTAACAGGCCAGCAGTACAGCACAAAGACCCTTTCTGCTCACTCTCACGTCGAAACTGAATATGACATTAAAAGGTCAACACTCGGGGCAAGCTTAATTAGTTCTGAAGGAAGAACAAACGCTTAAAATCTAATCTTACCAAGGTTCACGGGCATACTCCTCCATGTTTGTTGTCGTCTTCAAGCGGGCGTAGTGACATCATCATTAAGCGCCCCCCTTGTGTGCTGTTTTGGGAAGCGGTATCGTTAGAGCTGCTCGACGATCAAAAGGGTAATTTTCTTAAATACAGGTaagaatttaattattttttgttagTTAATCTCTTCAAACAAATGTAATAATAGTGTTTTTGTGATCTAAGTGTTTTTCAGACGCATAGTTGTGTTTATTGCTTTAATTTTTGAGCTGCAGCCACGGAGGCACCGCAAGCGTGTTAGTTTCTCGTTAATTGAAATATCTCCTATTGTACATGGCAAGAACtatttcataataaaaaaagataagTTGAGGAGCTAGGAAGGATTTCACCTGTAGTCAGGGGCACCGTGTTGCTGTGCTTTGCCTTTTCCAGTATTATTGCCTTTTCCAGTATGTTCACAACGCCATTAGCAACAGAGCTCTCAGGCATTaagaaaatattcacattttgaGCAAAAACTCAACCGCTGACcagtaaaacaaaaacctaTTATTGTATGTGATACTTAAtctaaaaacaagcaaaaactgtCAGCTGTACATTGACAGGGGTTATTACATTATAACTCTCCATCATCTCATTTGGATTttcttgaaaagaaaaatacgttaaaaaaaaaaagcctgttaaaGTCATCAGCTTATCATCAACAAATGCTTTTTTCTCTCAGTGTAGCAATCTTAATTGAAACGTTTTTGTGATTCTTTCTTTGTATGTGTCCTGCACAAAAAAACCTGCTCCTTAGCTTCAGAGCTGAAAACAGACTTTCTGTTTTAGATATTTTGGCCACACATGGTTTCCCAAATGTTatttaaatgcacattttaatggGAAAGTGTTCATTTTCCTTGCatttttacaaaatgaaaaaaaaaatctaatttcccCTGATTTTGGTAACTTTCCTTCAACTTTTCTCtatctttttttaaccttctctGTTATTTTTGAGTGACCCTCACCAGTACCTGAAGAAGGTTACTTAAGGTACCAAAATGGTGGCCAtctaacataaaaaaacaaaacaaaacaaaaaaacaaaaactgattaGGATTATGGAGGCGGAGGATTATGTGCGGAAAACTTCTGTATATGATGCAAGCTGTgaaaaacaataacagaatagcTCAAAAATTTAGGCATGACAGCCATGACAGTTCAGGAGTTTAGTGGGATATTCAGACCCACCAGCATGCATGCTTAAACTGCAATTCATGAACACCATTGTGACATTAAAGCAGCCAGCTATAATATTTTGCAGGAAATGATAGTCTACACAGATGACGAGTCTGTTGCAGAATTTGGGTTCCTGAGCAGCGGTAAAGCTGTTGTTGATAAAAGAATTACTTATCAGAAAACAAGAAATGTCCtcaaaattagaaaaacaaagtttcagATCATAATGGGAGCTGTTTCAAAGCCAAGTGTTTTCCAAGCCTATAAAGTGTAACAAGAATGGTGGACCAAAAGAATTAAATATAATGATGACAAAAATAATTACCAGACTTTGTGTTTATATTATGTGGGTTAGCCCATGTGAGTACTGAAACATACAAATGTGCTTGAATTAAACATCACAGGACTATATAATGGTGTTAATTATGTACATTTTACTTTATGGCCACGTGTGAATCAGTTGTTTGTGTCTAAATGATGAGCTGCTCAATGTTTTCATTTGTCAAAGAGTACATATTATTGGAAATAAAGTGATACATTTGATATTACCCGATTTTTGACAGTTATAAGACTTTGTTACTGTGTAACAATGTGTTATGAGCCTCTTTGTCCTACAAGTGCTTTGCATGGACTCCTCTGTGTTTCAGGATGCCTTTACCTCCAGCACTGCTGGCCCGATTGGCCAAGAGAGGAATTGTTAAACCAACAGAACAAGGTAGTGAAACAGACTTGAGCTCTATGCTTTGTGGCTTTTTCGTtatgtttcatttctttgtaacaaCCTTTTTCCCCTCAATTCATCCAGAGGCAGATGAGGAGATTATTGCTGAAGATTACGATGACAACAATGTAGATTATGAAGCCACCAGACTTGAGAATCTACCACCAAACTGGTATAAAGTGTTTGACCCTGCTTGGTACGTATACTTGATATACtataatacaatacaatatcagcggtggcaaaagtacaggcattctttacttaagtagaagtacagaaaattctctggtaaaagttgaagtactgattcaacttctttactcaagtaaaagtgaaaaagtacaggctctctttgaaggacatttcttccagctatttttgtgcaaagctaactgaacctcttGCTAGATTAATATAGTAAGCAATATAAAGTAATAATAGACATGGGAATACAAACTTTTTTAACTTTGCCTCCACACCTAACCAGgagtataatcaggggttaaagtgggatttggcaggtgggggaaccctaagattgagtataaaggttgaattcagtgaattaaTCTAAGCATCAGCAgcttaaattcagttcagttcaattcagttttatgaatatagcgccaaatcacaactcaggtcactttatattgtaatgtaaagagCCTAGAATAATAGAGATAAAACCCGAACAATAAGaggaccccctatgagcaagcacttggcaaccgTAGGAAGGAACCCccccccttttaacaggaagaatcctcTGGCAGGTCCAGGCTtaaggaggggcagtcatctgctgcgaccagttgGTAGTAAGTGgaggaagacaggacaaaagacatgcagtgGAAGAGAGTGGAACCTGACAATGAGCCTGTTTTAAAAGTGTCAGGAGtcaaaagtacagatatttgagGAAGTATTGCAGGGGCTAAaggaaaaagtcagaaaaataaatactacagtacagatacctgaaaattttaCTTAAATACAGTAGcgaaatatttgtttaatgaatTTCAAGGTTTTATTATTAATCACTAGAGTCCAGTGATTGGTCacatatatttgttttattttattttccttacaCAGTGGTCTTCCTTATTACTGGAATGTCGAGACAGAAATGGTTGCCTGGTTATCCCCAAATGACCCATCTGCTGTGATAACAAAACCTGCCAAGAAAATAAGAGGTATGCATTTATTAAGCCTCCataatgtaatgtttttatgaGGCACTGATGATCACAGTTTCAGTCCTCTTACAGTAGATGTTTGTTATACCTTGTATGTATAACCTTAGACTAGATTGTTGATTTTGTGATCCTTGtcttaaattgtgtttttagcAGAGGGAGGAGATGAAAGAGGCGAGAGGCAGGTTGAGAaaccagacagagagagagaacgaCACAGAGATCGAGATCGGGAAAGGGATCGAGATCGGGAAAGGGAAAGGGAAAGGGAcagggacagagacagagacagagagcgtGATGACGGGAgggacagagacagaagaaagCAGAGGAGAGAAGATGTGGCACCGTATAGCCGAAGCAAAAAAGGTAACGTTTACATCTGAATCATCTGTACGTTTTTGCGTAGAACCGTTTTACGTGACTGATTATTGAAAGTTTCATTTCTTTACAGGTAGAAAAGATGACGAGATGGACCCGATGGATCCAAGTGCTTACTCTGATGCCCCAAGGTACAGTTCCAATAGTCACCTCGATATAAGCTATATATAAGTAGCTCTCTGGTGCTCCTATTTTGCCAGAAGCATAGTGTTGCACTTGTAGAAAGTTCGGAGACTTGTGAGAGACAGACTAGATTAATTCCCATGATGCATCATGATGCCCATTCTCAAGGTCCACACTAATGTCTAAGCAATAAACCCTCAGACAGCACAGCTGTAGTATTTGAGTGTGTTAGTTCAAAATGGTATGAACACAACAGCACTTTGTTGCATATCACGTGACATTACCCCAGTGCAGCTAAAATCTGTTTCTTACTATGTGCACTTAAGGTACTAAGTGTGAAAATCATCTAGGCTCTTACCTTACAGAGAAGACCAGAGGTAACTTTTGAAGTAGATTTTGTCAAAACATTAACATAGGGATAAATTTTAATCACAGTTTAAGGAATAAACTAGTGTGTACTAAAGCATGTGCAGCATTCCTGTAATTTCATGTAACTTTGGAGGTGGTAGCTCCTCCTTTGTCCACCATTTTTTCCTATCCTCTGGTACCACAGAGGATACAGATGAATAGTCCAAAAAATTACTTCCTACTTCCATTTTCCTCAGTGACAAACATCATGAGGTCTGAAAAGAAAGGTGTGAAGGAGAATTTATGAGGACTTTGGAAAAGAGAAGCATGGTGCGCAGAGAATGACTACAAAACGTGCATCTTACTTTACCCCAGCTTTTTCTTGCCTTGTTGTTTCATGTAggttatataaataataacaatccattttcttccacttatctggggctgggttgcCCCTAAGCAGCTGAGCCCagacctcctccagcttatccagggggaCACCGTGGCGTTCCTTGTCCGACTAAGGACCGTGGgttcagacttagaggtgctaattctgtTCTGTCCGTTAGTCTGAGGTTCGACTGATGGATGGACCTTCCTTTCCagtaccctggcatagaccttaccggggaggatgaggagtggCACCAACCACtgttcagctgcagctctgagcagcagcctcaacagtggaggtgtggaacatggttcattcagactcaatgtcctcagagttgaagatctcacagactggggcctctgccaggcatttcCAGGACACTctcactatatgtttaggtgtGTCAGGTCTGTTcagcatcctcccctgccacctgacccagctcaccaccaggtggtgatcagttgacagctcaggtcctctcttcacccgagtgtccagaacatacggctgcagagttgatgatacgattacaaaattgtTCATCAACCTGCAaactggtgccacgtgcacttggACGTGGCACTTCTGTTCGAACACAGTATTCGtaatggacaaactgtggttagcACAGAACAAAACACCACTCAGGATCAGGCAGGCGATTCCTCTCAATCACACCTCACTGTCATTGTCCAagtgagtgttgaagtctcccagtaagatgatggagtcaccagaCGGAGCACCCTGCCCAGTCAGGGCAGAAACAGTCAGGATCTGTTCCATGGCCTAAAGGTACAGGTTagcaaccctcttgtccactggtgaaaactccaacgtacaggcagTAAGCCAGGAAGATACAAGAATTCTGACACCAGCTCACCGCAAGCAACTCCAGAtgggaacagagtccagcccctctccaggagactttttccagagcccaggccatgtgttgagaTGAGCGGAACTATATCTAGTCGTTacctctcaacctcacgcattAGCTCAGGCtacttccccaccagagaggtgacttTCCATGTCCTGACAGCCAGTCTTTATAGCTGGGGATCAGGACctccgcccgacacacattgaacccgacccctacgacgcctcttgcaggtggtgggcctacaggagggcaggccccccagccaccagacactctcctTCGAGCGccttccccaggcctggctccagggtggggccccctgtaaccctatcctgggcagggtaaactgttcatttgatgtgttttccatAGGGGTTGTTGAAATTGATCTTTCAGTGTAACTGGTTTCCTACTCCTTGTTTAGGATTTCTATGACCAAATTAaaattccctccatccatcacCACTCAGCTGACTTATAGTAAAATTTATCCATCTATCCTCCCATCACTAATACAAACTGAACTACAGCAACCTTAAAATGCGCTTGGATTCATCTTGATTTAGAGAGCACACATGAATCTACATTTCATGCAAGGCAGCATTTCAGAGAGATTTTATTACAACAACATAATATTCATAAGGTGAACTGTGGTGAACTATGCTCAGTTTTGATGATTATTTTCATAAAGGATGCTCTGCTAAAGAGGGAAATAAATACAGGATTATAGAACCTTTTCTTGAGTATTTAGAGAATTCAACCAGTTTTTATTGCAGCTGCCACACACCTTTGGGTCACTTCACTCAGCAACCTTCTGTAGCAAAATTGACTATTGCACCGCACCCCATGTTTAATGTCACAGTGCTGTTCACAATGTTATTCCCTCCAGCAAAGTCTGCAGAAATGCAGAGAGCCCTCATGCACTTGATGATTTGACAGTGTGACAGCTCTGAGCCCTCGCAGGGTGAAAATGGgccatatacatttttttttttttacagcaggcAGTTGGGTCTGTTGTGGCAGAAAAAACacaggtgtaaaaaaaataactttttttttttaaatggctgcATACAATGTAAGTATGCTAACTCCATGATCTATGTATGTGCAGTCTGCCTTATCTTATTGTAGCTCTAAATACAACAAAGCCATCATTAATTAAATTTCCCTTGCTAACGGTTTTCTTGCCACCGCAAGTCAAAATGTCTGTTGTGAAAAGGTCTATTTAAAATCTACACCTCCAGGGTGTTACCAACAAGTCCTCTCTCCGAGACCAAGCCGAGATTGTCATAGTGATTTGATCAGGGTTGTTTCTCAGGCTTGACTGAACCCTTCTCAGCCACAGAAGGCATATGGAGCTGGTTAAAAACGCAGACTTGTTCATGTTTACAGGGGGTCGTGGTCGAGTGGGCTGCCCAAACGTAATGAAGCAAAAACAGGTGcagacacaacagcagcagggcCTCTCTTCCAGCAGCGCCCGTACCCAAGTCCAGGAGCTGTTCTTCGGGCTAATGCAGCAAACCAACCACCCAAAGAGTAAAAACCCGACACTGTGAAGACAGcaactcaaacacacacctgtACAGTTGGTCTTCATTATGCTCGCATGTTAAACATCCCTGTAAGACAcaggcttttcttttcattgtaaAATGTGTTCATGTCAGAAATGAAGGGCTGAGCTTTTTGGACAGCTAGTGCATTCATACTCCTGCCATGTAGAGCatttgtaaatatgtttttatatgaCTTAGAGATTGACTTCGTGTTACAAAACACATCAGTGAACATGATAATAAACTTAAAACTACCATGAAAAAGACTTGTTGCAGCTTTTCTTAATAGTTGTGATGCcatctgtacaaaaaaaaaaaaaaatcttgacaaGGTTTTATTACAAAATTGCAATGTTTTAAAATCCATTATACTTGAATATTACAAAATACAACAGGTGAGATGAAATGGGTGGAAAAAGGACAGAATATTACAGTAAACATCAGAAAATCAgtgatctgctgctgctccaacatagtGACAAATGGAGTCATACTCCAATGTGAACACTTTGTCCTCGTATCTGTCGAGCTGGACCATCGCCCTGCACTTGTTCTTGTCTCGCTGAAGAATACGGCCA from Archocentrus centrarchus isolate MPI-CPG fArcCen1 chromosome 7, fArcCen1, whole genome shotgun sequence encodes:
- the LOC115782941 gene encoding mitochondrial import inner membrane translocase subunit Tim17-B, which encodes MEEYAREPCPWRIVDDCGGAFTMGAIGGGVFQAVKGFRNAPAGVGHRLKGSAKAVRVRAPQIGGSFAVWGGLFSTIDCGLVRLRGKEDPWNSITSGALTGAILAARSGPLTMVGSAMMGGILLALIEGFGILLTRYTAQQFQNPIPFADDPSQLPLKDGDHQHQGSKGQFQ
- the pqbp1 gene encoding polyglutamine-binding protein 1 isoform X1, with the protein product MPLPPALLARLAKRGIVKPTEQEADEEIIAEDYDDNNVDYEATRLENLPPNWYKVFDPACGLPYYWNVETEMVAWLSPNDPSAVITKPAKKIRAEGGDERGERQVEKPDRERERHRDRDRERDRDRERERERDRDRDRDRERDDGRDRDRRKQRREDVAPYSRSKKGRKDDEMDPMDPSAYSDAPRGSWSSGLPKRNEAKTGADTTAAGPLFQQRPYPSPGAVLRANAANQPPKE
- the pqbp1 gene encoding polyglutamine-binding protein 1 isoform X2; the protein is MPLPPALLARLAKRGIVKPTEQEADEEIIAEDYDDNNVDYEATRLENLPPNWYKVFDPACGLPYYWNVETEMVAWLSPNDPSAVITKPAKKIRAEGGDERGERQVEKPDRDRERDDGRDRDRRKQRREDVAPYSRSKKGRKDDEMDPMDPSAYSDAPRGSWSSGLPKRNEAKTGADTTAAGPLFQQRPYPSPGAVLRANAANQPPKE